One stretch of Streptomyces sp. R21 DNA includes these proteins:
- a CDS encoding DUF6879 family protein → MFLDGDEWRTVFDAYERDAWRFEAQPTYTMPREADNIAHFLRGGAKPVGHNERWHERVRGFVASGRRIGRVRVVRRPLTDYQRYQFAWGIPGNIEAGEDIRILDITDETYGLPLTGQDWWMFDDASLVHLNFRPDGTQIDREMFEGDLGPYREWRRVTTLHSVPFAEYVEEHGDIRA, encoded by the coding sequence GTGTTCTTGGATGGTGACGAGTGGCGGACGGTGTTCGACGCTTACGAGCGAGACGCGTGGCGTTTCGAGGCTCAGCCGACGTACACCATGCCCAGAGAGGCCGACAACATCGCGCACTTCCTGCGAGGCGGGGCCAAGCCTGTCGGCCACAACGAGCGGTGGCATGAGCGGGTACGCGGATTCGTCGCCTCCGGACGGCGGATCGGCCGCGTTCGCGTGGTGCGGCGTCCGCTGACCGACTACCAGCGGTACCAGTTCGCCTGGGGCATCCCCGGCAACATCGAGGCGGGCGAGGACATCCGGATCCTGGACATCACGGATGAGACATACGGCTTGCCCCTGACCGGTCAGGACTGGTGGATGTTCGACGACGCCAGTCTCGTCCACCTCAACTTCCGTCCCGACGGCACGCAGATCGACCGAGAGATGTTCGAAGGCGACCTCGGGCCCTACCGGGAATGGAGGCGCGTCACCACACTCCACTCGGTACCCTTCGCCGAGTACGTGGAAGAACACGGTGATATACGAGCCTGA
- a CDS encoding PadR family transcriptional regulator, translating into MSLRHALLGLLSNGPGSGYDLLGAFKSTLSNVWPATQSQVYTELTRLADADLIRVAEEGPRGRKTYEITADGGEELRHWLLGVDPDGYRRNDILLRVFLLGAVEPDEAREFMRRRAEIARIRNAQFTAMDEATDWDDDTLSVYGRLTLEWGKRFTRMQAEWSEWAAEQIAAAASGERADS; encoded by the coding sequence ATGAGCCTTCGCCACGCACTGCTGGGGCTGCTGTCCAACGGACCGGGCAGCGGCTACGACCTCCTGGGTGCCTTCAAGTCGACCCTGTCGAACGTCTGGCCCGCGACCCAGAGTCAGGTCTACACCGAGCTGACCCGGCTGGCCGACGCGGACCTGATCAGAGTCGCAGAAGAGGGGCCGCGCGGCAGGAAGACGTACGAGATCACCGCCGACGGCGGCGAGGAGCTGCGGCACTGGCTCCTCGGGGTCGACCCGGACGGCTACCGCCGCAACGACATCCTGCTGCGGGTCTTCCTGCTCGGCGCCGTGGAGCCGGACGAGGCGCGGGAGTTCATGCGCCGCCGCGCCGAGATCGCCCGCATCCGCAACGCCCAGTTCACGGCGATGGACGAGGCGACGGACTGGGACGACGACACGCTCTCGGTCTACGGGCGGCTCACCCTGGAGTGGGGCAAGCGGTTCACGCGGATGCAGGCCGAGTGGAGCGAGTGGGCGGCCGAGCAGATCGCGGCGGCGGCCTCGGGGGAGCGGGCGGACAGCTAG
- a CDS encoding FAD-dependent oxidoreductase, with product MHRITVIGGGFAGLTAAITAAEAGAEVTLYEAHHTLGGRARTAEGPYRTNEGPHALYSGGPHWTWLRQRDLIGPLAPIPPLEAARLRLHHKGALRRTPPFAMLKLLRRTAQPAPEDVDFMTWACEKAGEEGARAAANYSAVALFHHDPGSLSAAFVQERLRRATKLPPEAHYPRGGWASVIDKMAARAWHLGVRVETLSRVDTVPGDQGPVIVATSLDAARRLLKDDSLTWAGGRTALIDLAVRTRRGDAFAVSDLDAPGWLERFTAQDPTLAPAGEQLIQGQIPIAPEESRTDGIARAERLLDLAFEGWRERVTWRREGIAQGRTGAVDLPGTSWRDRPRIDRGDGVYLAGDQVAAPGVLSEVSFNSAMEAVSLALRIRERLDLKHA from the coding sequence ATGCACCGCATCACCGTCATCGGCGGCGGCTTCGCCGGACTCACCGCCGCCATCACCGCCGCCGAGGCGGGGGCCGAGGTCACCCTGTACGAGGCGCACCACACGCTGGGCGGCCGGGCCCGCACCGCCGAGGGGCCGTACCGGACGAACGAGGGCCCGCACGCCCTCTACAGCGGCGGCCCGCACTGGACCTGGCTCAGGCAGCGCGACCTGATCGGCCCGCTCGCCCCCATCCCTCCCCTGGAAGCGGCCCGCCTCCGGCTGCACCACAAAGGCGCCCTGCGCCGCACCCCGCCCTTCGCGATGCTCAAGCTGCTCCGCCGTACGGCCCAACCGGCGCCGGAAGACGTCGACTTCATGACCTGGGCGTGCGAGAAGGCGGGCGAGGAGGGCGCCCGTGCCGCGGCCAACTACTCCGCCGTCGCCCTCTTCCACCACGACCCCGGCTCCCTCTCCGCGGCCTTCGTGCAGGAGCGCCTGCGCCGCGCCACGAAGCTGCCCCCGGAGGCGCACTACCCGCGCGGCGGCTGGGCGAGCGTCATCGACAAGATGGCGGCCCGCGCCTGGCATCTCGGCGTCCGCGTGGAGACCCTGTCCCGGGTGGACACCGTCCCAGGCGATCAGGGCCCCGTCATCGTCGCCACCTCCCTCGACGCGGCCCGGCGCCTCCTCAAGGACGACTCCCTCACCTGGGCCGGCGGCCGTACGGCCCTCATCGACCTCGCCGTCCGCACCCGCCGCGGCGACGCCTTCGCCGTCTCCGACCTGGACGCGCCCGGCTGGCTGGAACGGTTCACCGCGCAGGATCCGACCCTCGCCCCCGCCGGGGAGCAGCTCATCCAGGGCCAGATCCCGATCGCGCCCGAGGAGTCCCGGACCGACGGCATCGCACGCGCCGAGCGGCTCCTCGATCTCGCCTTCGAGGGCTGGCGCGAGCGCGTGACCTGGCGGCGGGAGGGGATCGCGCAGGGGCGTACGGGTGCGGTCGACCTGCCCGGCACCAGCTGGCGCGACCGGCCCCGCATCGACCGCGGCGACGGCGTGTATCTGGCGGGCGACCAGGTCGCCGCCCCCGGTGTGCTCTCGGAGGTCTCGTTCAACAGCGCCATGGAAGCCGTTTCGCTGGCCCTCAGGATCCGCGAACGCCTTGACCTCAAGCATGCCTGA
- a CDS encoding N-acetyltransferase family protein yields MIRTATPADIPVIHALVRELAEYERAPEEARASPEQLHEALFGERPAAFAHIAEDAAGEPVGFALWYLTFSSWRGVQGIYLLDLFVRPEARGSGHGKALLTELARICVEHGYERLEWSVLDWNEPSIAFYKALGARPQDEWTVYRLTDTALQELGSRN; encoded by the coding sequence ATGATTCGTACGGCGACTCCCGCAGACATCCCCGTCATCCACGCCCTGGTCCGTGAACTCGCCGAGTACGAGCGGGCACCGGAGGAGGCGCGGGCCTCACCGGAGCAGCTGCACGAGGCGCTGTTCGGGGAGCGGCCCGCCGCGTTCGCGCACATCGCCGAGGACGCGGCGGGCGAGCCCGTCGGGTTCGCGCTGTGGTACCTGACCTTCTCCTCCTGGCGCGGGGTGCAGGGCATCTATCTGCTGGACCTGTTCGTACGGCCCGAGGCGCGCGGCAGCGGTCACGGGAAGGCGCTGCTCACCGAGTTGGCGCGGATCTGCGTCGAGCACGGGTACGAGCGCCTGGAGTGGTCGGTCCTGGACTGGAACGAGCCGTCGATCGCGTTCTACAAGGCGCTCGGCGCACGGCCGCAGGACGAGTGGACGGTGTACCGGCTGACGGACACCGCGCTCCAGGAACTCGGTTCACGAAACTGA
- a CDS encoding MFS transporter, whose protein sequence is MSVTRTGEPVDPEGADPRRWWGLVVIALAQLMVVLDATIVNIALPSAQHALGISDGNRQWVITAYTLAFGGLLLLGGRIADLVGRKRTFIIGLIGFAGASALGGAATSSGMLFGARALQGAFAALLAPSALSLLTTTFTDPKERGKAFGIYGALAGSGSAIGFIAGGLLTEYLNWRWCLYVNIPIAVIALFGAIALLHDRPGHTGARLDVPGAVLGCGGLVALVYGFSEAQPRGWTDPLVLTMFALAVVLLATFVWWQTRAPSPLLPLHIVKDRNRAGCFLTMGLAVIGMFGMFLFMTYYLQVILGYSPVKTGMAFLPLTVAIIIGSTQVSARLMNHVAPRVLMVPGMILAASGMLIFTQLKVDSSYATLLLPGLLLMGFGMGLTFMPVFATATAGVAPQDAGVTSATVNTSQQVGGSIGTALLNTIATTSSAAYVSAHLRGPAHKDLIIREGVVHGYTVALWWAFGILLLAGLVAGLMVTAKAPRHAPAAGAPVPESVA, encoded by the coding sequence GTGAGCGTCACCCGAACGGGCGAACCCGTCGACCCCGAGGGCGCCGATCCCCGCCGCTGGTGGGGCCTGGTGGTCATCGCCCTCGCGCAGCTGATGGTGGTGCTGGACGCGACGATCGTGAACATCGCGCTCCCCTCCGCCCAGCACGCCCTGGGCATCTCCGACGGCAACCGCCAGTGGGTCATCACCGCCTACACCCTGGCCTTCGGCGGACTCCTCCTGCTCGGCGGCCGGATCGCCGACCTCGTCGGCCGCAAGCGCACCTTCATCATCGGACTCATCGGCTTCGCCGGGGCCTCCGCGCTGGGCGGCGCGGCCACCTCCTCCGGCATGCTCTTCGGCGCCCGCGCCCTCCAGGGCGCCTTCGCCGCGTTGCTCGCCCCCTCCGCGCTCTCCCTCCTCACGACCACCTTCACCGACCCGAAGGAGCGCGGAAAGGCCTTCGGGATCTACGGCGCCCTGGCCGGCAGCGGCTCCGCGATCGGCTTCATCGCGGGCGGACTGCTGACGGAGTACCTGAACTGGCGCTGGTGCCTGTACGTCAACATCCCCATCGCCGTCATCGCCCTGTTCGGCGCCATCGCCCTGCTCCACGACCGCCCGGGCCACACCGGCGCCCGCCTCGACGTACCCGGAGCCGTACTGGGCTGCGGCGGACTCGTCGCGCTCGTCTACGGCTTCAGCGAGGCCCAACCGCGCGGCTGGACCGACCCCCTGGTCCTCACCATGTTCGCGCTGGCCGTCGTCCTGCTCGCCACCTTCGTGTGGTGGCAGACCAGGGCGCCGAGCCCGCTGCTCCCGCTGCACATCGTCAAGGACCGCAACCGCGCCGGCTGCTTCCTGACCATGGGGCTCGCCGTCATCGGCATGTTCGGCATGTTCCTGTTCATGACCTACTACCTCCAGGTCATCCTCGGCTACTCGCCCGTGAAGACCGGTATGGCCTTCCTGCCCCTGACGGTCGCGATCATCATCGGCTCGACGCAGGTCTCGGCCCGCCTGATGAACCACGTCGCCCCGCGCGTCCTGATGGTCCCCGGCATGATCCTCGCGGCGAGCGGCATGCTGATCTTCACCCAGCTGAAGGTCGACTCCTCGTACGCGACCCTCCTGCTGCCCGGCCTGCTCCTGATGGGCTTCGGCATGGGTCTCACCTTCATGCCGGTGTTCGCGACCGCCACCGCCGGGGTCGCCCCGCAGGACGCCGGCGTGACCTCCGCGACCGTCAACACCTCGCAGCAGGTGGGCGGTTCGATCGGTACGGCACTGCTGAACACCATCGCCACCACCAGCAGCGCCGCCTACGTCTCCGCCCACCTCCGGGGCCCCGCCCACAAGGACCTGATCATCCGCGAGGGCGTCGTGCACGGCTACACGGTCGCCCTCTGGTGGGCCTTCGGCATCCTGCTCCTGGCCGGGCTGGTCGCGGGCCTCATGGTCACGGCGAAGGCCCCCAGGCACGCGCCGGCGGCGGGGGCTCCCGTACCCGAATCAGTGGCGTGA
- a CDS encoding carotenoid oxygenase family protein, whose product MNAGPFHLRDNFSPVDAEHTAHDLDVTGTLPPELTGWYVRNGPNPRTPSAHWFTGDGMLHAVRLEAGRAAWYRNRWVRTRTFTEGARIYGPDGTRNVSAGSANTHIVRHAGRTLALVESSLPYEIDCTEDGLDTVGPYDFGGRLADSMTAHPKICPDTGELHFFGYGSLTPPYVTYHRADAQGELTVSRPVDVPAHTMMHDFALTARHVVFMDLPVVFDLEKARSGGSGMPYAFDPSHQARLGVLRRDDPHGTIRWFDIAPCYVFHTLNAHEDAAGRIVLHAVRHPHLWWEGHGSADAVLWRWTLDPVAGAGAVREEQLDDRPCEFPRIDDRFAGREVAHGHVTDAAPEGSGRRSAIVRYGLRGGAGATTPMAPTTETHEFAAGRTPGEASFVPRADAPSGSGEGWLLTYVHDATTDRSELVVLDTADLAGKPVATVHLPWRVPYGFHGNWLDGGTPVR is encoded by the coding sequence GTGAACGCCGGCCCCTTCCACCTGCGGGACAACTTCTCCCCCGTCGACGCCGAGCACACCGCCCACGACCTCGATGTCACCGGCACCCTCCCACCCGAGCTGACCGGCTGGTACGTGCGCAACGGACCCAACCCCCGTACTCCGTCGGCCCATTGGTTCACCGGCGACGGCATGCTGCACGCCGTGCGCCTGGAGGCGGGCCGCGCCGCCTGGTACCGCAACCGCTGGGTGCGCACCAGGACGTTCACGGAGGGCGCCCGCATCTACGGCCCCGACGGCACCCGCAATGTGAGCGCCGGCTCGGCCAACACCCACATCGTCCGCCACGCGGGCCGCACCCTCGCCCTCGTCGAGTCCTCCCTGCCGTACGAGATCGACTGCACGGAGGACGGTCTCGACACCGTCGGGCCGTACGACTTCGGCGGCCGCCTCGCCGACTCGATGACGGCCCACCCGAAGATCTGCCCCGACACCGGCGAGCTGCACTTCTTCGGTTACGGCAGCCTGACCCCGCCGTACGTGACGTACCACCGGGCGGACGCGCAGGGCGAGTTGACGGTCAGCAGGCCGGTCGACGTCCCGGCGCACACGATGATGCACGACTTCGCACTGACCGCCCGGCACGTGGTCTTCATGGACCTGCCGGTGGTCTTCGACCTGGAGAAGGCACGGTCCGGCGGGTCCGGGATGCCCTACGCCTTCGACCCGTCCCACCAGGCCCGGCTCGGCGTCCTGCGCCGCGACGACCCGCACGGGACCATCCGCTGGTTCGACATCGCTCCCTGCTACGTCTTCCACACGCTCAATGCCCACGAGGACGCGGCCGGCCGCATCGTCCTGCACGCCGTCCGCCACCCGCACCTCTGGTGGGAGGGACACGGCAGCGCCGACGCGGTGCTGTGGCGCTGGACGCTGGACCCCGTCGCCGGCGCCGGCGCCGTCCGCGAGGAGCAACTCGACGACCGGCCTTGCGAGTTCCCCCGTATCGACGACCGGTTCGCGGGGCGCGAGGTGGCGCACGGACATGTCACGGACGCGGCGCCGGAGGGCTCGGGGCGGCGCAGCGCGATCGTCCGCTACGGGCTGCGGGGCGGTGCCGGGGCCACGACCCCGATGGCGCCGACGACGGAGACACACGAGTTCGCCGCGGGGCGCACACCGGGCGAGGCGTCCTTCGTGCCGCGCGCGGACGCACCGTCCGGTTCCGGCGAGGGCTGGCTCCTCACGTACGTCCACGACGCCACGACGGACCGCAGCGAACTGGTCGTCCTCGACACGGCCGACCTGGCGGGCAAGCCGGTCGCGACGGTGCATCTGCCGTGGCGGGTGCCCTACGGATTCCACGGGAACTGGCTCGACGGGGGGACGCCGGTCCGCTGA
- a CDS encoding helix-turn-helix domain-containing protein has translation MIYEPEQLGQSRNDLADRLRELRKQAGLTGDRLARRCNMSQSQISKFETGRKTPRLLDVERILRALDAPPEVLADVLTLARIANTEWQDKRSSWRRGLEKRQAELATLEADSNEIRYFLPGMITGLLAIPEYIRASLTHSPGDISKTVARKLERQAVLYDKSKHFTFLLTEQAVRWEIVPGPAMAVQIDRLVSLSRLPHVRLGVVPAGPAAPRGPMNTFTIYDDRLVTVENFTGRIVFREFRDIAEHRNIFNQFEQAALLGDSARKQLSQWAETYRVDL, from the coding sequence GTGATATACGAGCCTGAGCAACTGGGCCAGTCAAGGAATGACTTGGCCGACAGGCTGCGCGAATTGAGAAAGCAAGCCGGCCTCACCGGGGACCGGCTCGCCCGCCGTTGCAATATGTCTCAGTCGCAGATCAGTAAGTTCGAGACAGGCAGGAAGACGCCCAGGCTCCTGGATGTCGAACGGATCCTGCGGGCACTCGACGCGCCCCCAGAAGTTCTCGCTGACGTCCTGACGCTGGCTCGAATCGCCAACACGGAATGGCAGGACAAGCGTTCCTCATGGCGCAGAGGGCTGGAGAAAAGACAGGCCGAACTGGCGACCCTGGAAGCTGACTCCAATGAAATCCGGTACTTCCTTCCCGGTATGATCACGGGGTTGCTTGCCATACCGGAATACATTAGGGCGAGCCTGACTCATTCTCCAGGTGACATCTCCAAGACGGTGGCCCGCAAGCTCGAGCGGCAGGCTGTCCTCTACGACAAGTCGAAGCACTTCACCTTCTTGCTCACTGAGCAGGCCGTGAGATGGGAGATCGTTCCCGGCCCGGCGATGGCAGTGCAGATCGACCGGCTGGTATCACTGTCACGCCTTCCCCATGTGCGTCTCGGTGTTGTCCCGGCCGGCCCTGCGGCGCCACGCGGGCCAATGAACACGTTCACGATCTACGACGACCGCTTGGTGACCGTGGAGAACTTCACGGGGCGCATAGTGTTTCGCGAATTTCGAGACATTGCTGAACATCGAAATATCTTCAATCAGTTCGAGCAGGCAGCACTCTTGGGCGATTCTGCACGAAAGCAACTTTCCCAATGGGCAGAAACGTATCGGGTTGATCTTTAG
- a CDS encoding GNAT family N-acetyltransferase codes for MLRGSTVGLRARHEDDIPILRAELYDDVVNSSRAEGGPWRPLKPGTKDPRLVVDDQNEGSVPFSVVELDGGTLVGTATLWGIDTHNRCAHIGLGLRPAARGKGYGTDVVAVLCHYGFVVRGLHRLQIETLSDNTAMLRSAEHNGFVREGVLRSSAWVMGEFLDEVLLGLLAQDWKPDANA; via the coding sequence ATGCTTAGAGGCAGCACGGTCGGGCTCAGGGCCCGTCACGAGGACGACATCCCGATCCTGCGGGCCGAGCTCTACGACGACGTGGTCAACTCCTCGCGGGCCGAAGGCGGGCCATGGCGGCCGCTCAAGCCCGGCACGAAGGACCCGCGGCTCGTCGTGGACGACCAGAACGAGGGGAGCGTCCCGTTCTCCGTGGTGGAGCTGGACGGCGGCACCCTGGTCGGCACCGCGACGCTGTGGGGCATCGACACCCACAACCGCTGCGCGCACATCGGCCTCGGCCTGCGTCCGGCCGCCCGCGGCAAGGGCTACGGCACCGACGTCGTCGCGGTGCTGTGCCACTACGGCTTCGTCGTACGCGGCCTGCATCGGCTGCAGATCGAGACCCTGTCGGACAACACCGCGATGCTCCGCTCCGCCGAGCACAACGGCTTCGTCCGCGAGGGCGTACTGCGCTCCTCGGCCTGGGTGATGGGCGAGTTCCTGGACGAGGTCCTGCTCGGCCTCCTCGCCCAGGACTGGAAGCCGGACGCGAACGCCTGA
- a CDS encoding PadR family transcriptional regulator, translating to MSLRHALLGLLSNGPGSGYDLLGTFKSTLSNVWPATQSQVYTELTRLADGGLIRVAAEGPRGRKTYEITTEGRAELRHWLLDVEPDGYRRNDILLRVFLLGAVEPDEAREFMRRRAEIARIRNAQFTAMDEAIDWDDDTLSVYGRLTLEWGKRFTRMQAEWSEWAAEQIAAAEGRGPAEGGGPLS from the coding sequence ATGAGTCTTCGCCACGCACTGCTGGGGCTGCTGTCCAACGGACCGGGCAGCGGATACGACCTTCTCGGCACCTTCAAGTCGACCCTGTCGAACGTCTGGCCCGCGACCCAGAGCCAGGTCTACACGGAGCTGACCCGGCTGGCGGACGGAGGCCTGATCCGAGTCGCGGCGGAGGGGCCGCGCGGCAGGAAGACGTACGAGATCACCACCGAGGGCCGCGCGGAACTGCGGCACTGGCTGCTCGACGTCGAGCCGGACGGCTACCGCCGCAACGACATCCTGCTGCGGGTCTTCCTGCTCGGCGCCGTGGAGCCGGACGAGGCGCGGGAGTTCATGCGCCGCCGCGCCGAGATCGCCCGCATCCGCAACGCCCAGTTCACGGCGATGGACGAGGCGATCGACTGGGACGACGACACGCTCTCCGTCTACGGGCGGCTCACCCTGGAGTGGGGCAAGCGGTTCACGCGGATGCAGGCCGAGTGGAGCGAGTGGGCGGCCGAGCAGATCGCGGCGGCTGAGGGGCGAGGGCCCGCCGAGGGCGGCGGGCCTCTCTCCTAG
- a CDS encoding VOC family protein, which produces MIRKLQAVALDCADPVRLAEFYAELLGGRVVADPDDADWVEVQGFEGTPLACQRVDGYRPPEWPGQERPQQLHLDFDVDDLDGEEKRALALGATLLERTDEIRPEANWRVYADPAGHPFCLCLH; this is translated from the coding sequence TTGATTCGAAAGCTGCAGGCGGTCGCATTGGACTGCGCCGATCCGGTACGACTCGCCGAGTTCTACGCGGAGTTGCTCGGCGGCCGGGTCGTCGCGGACCCCGATGATGCCGACTGGGTCGAGGTGCAGGGGTTCGAGGGGACACCGCTGGCCTGCCAGCGGGTGGACGGCTACCGACCGCCCGAATGGCCGGGCCAGGAGCGGCCGCAGCAACTCCACCTGGACTTCGACGTGGACGACCTCGACGGAGAGGAGAAGCGGGCGCTCGCCCTCGGCGCGACCCTGCTGGAGCGGACGGACGAGATCCGCCCGGAGGCCAACTGGCGGGTCTACGCGGACCCGGCGGGCCATCCGTTCTGCCTCTGTCTGCACTGA
- a CDS encoding DUF397 domain-containing protein gives MSVQWQKSSFSGAGGENCVELAHTTTPHLLLRESEAPNDALTLAPGGLLALIRSLKASSLMQERE, from the coding sequence ATGTCTGTGCAGTGGCAGAAGTCATCCTTCTCAGGCGCCGGAGGCGAGAACTGCGTCGAACTCGCCCACACCACCACCCCCCACCTCCTCCTCCGCGAAAGCGAAGCCCCCAACGACGCACTCACCCTTGCCCCTGGGGGGTTGCTGGCCCTGATACGCAGCCTGAAGGCCAGCAGCCTTATGCAGGAACGGGAATAA
- a CDS encoding DUF397 domain-containing protein yields the protein MPENALYRMPIEGAEFSKACGGNTHPDGESCVTLARIGPGVWAVGDSKRPDGEPLRFTTAELDAAGIDPARFGLGA from the coding sequence ATGCCCGAAAACGCCCTGTACCGCATGCCCATCGAAGGCGCCGAGTTCTCGAAGGCCTGCGGTGGCAACACCCACCCCGATGGGGAGTCCTGCGTGACGCTGGCCAGGATCGGGCCCGGCGTGTGGGCCGTCGGGGACAGCAAGAGGCCCGACGGGGAACCGCTCAGGTTCACCACCGCCGAACTCGACGCGGCCGGAATCGATCCGGCCCGCTTCGGCCTGGGCGCGTAG
- a CDS encoding pentapeptide repeat-containing protein, with product MARRAAGAAGGKGTGGVKGARRPEVRLPPLVPYDGSGLEPDGDYDGLEFTEADFGGQDGGGARFMDCALTGCALDETRLHHARVLDSVLTGIRGVGTDLAESTLRDVELVDARLGGVQLHGSVLERVLIRGGKIDYLNLRKARLKDVVFEGCVLVEPDFGGARLERVEFVDCVLKGVDFSAATLTDVDLRAAAELNIARGVDRLAGAVISPGQLLDLAPVFAAELGVRVVG from the coding sequence ATGGCGAGGAGAGCGGCTGGTGCGGCAGGCGGGAAGGGCACGGGCGGGGTGAAGGGGGCGCGGCGGCCGGAGGTGCGGTTGCCCCCTCTCGTCCCGTACGACGGCTCCGGGCTGGAGCCCGACGGGGACTACGACGGGCTGGAGTTCACGGAGGCGGACTTCGGCGGGCAGGACGGCGGGGGCGCGCGCTTCATGGACTGCGCGCTGACGGGGTGCGCGCTGGACGAGACGCGCCTGCACCACGCGCGCGTGCTGGACTCCGTGCTGACGGGCATACGGGGTGTCGGCACCGATCTCGCCGAGTCGACGCTGCGTGACGTCGAGCTGGTGGACGCCCGGCTGGGCGGGGTGCAGCTGCACGGTTCCGTACTGGAGCGGGTGCTGATCCGCGGCGGCAAGATCGACTACCTGAACCTCCGCAAGGCCCGCCTCAAGGACGTCGTCTTCGAGGGCTGCGTGCTGGTCGAGCCGGACTTCGGGGGCGCACGGCTGGAGCGCGTCGAGTTCGTGGACTGCGTGCTCAAGGGGGTCGACTTCAGCGCGGCCACCCTCACGGACGTGGATCTTCGGGCGGCGGCCGAGCTGAACATCGCGCGGGGGGTGGACCGGCTGGCGGGGGCGGTGATCAGTCCGGGGCAACTGCTGGATCTGGCACCGGTGTTCGCGGCGGAGCTGGGGGTGCGGGTGGTGGGCTGA
- a CDS encoding zinc-binding dehydrogenase: MHAIRLHTHGPAENLTYEKTEDPEPGPGQVRIAVAAAGVHLLDAALREGGQGPGPAPAPLPTIPGREVAGTVESLGEGVAHLWLGKRVVAHLGFAPGGYAELAVTDVDRLHEIPENLDFAQAVAMIGTGRTAMGILQFASLGPGSVAVVPAAAGGVGTLLVQYAKHAGATVIGLAGGPEKVARVRANGADLALDYTDPDWVGQADEYRGKATIVFDGVGGETAKAAVGLLGPGGKHLVFGWSAEGISHGRPLLIDGVSEQVLGPVMLGRAGGPNPVRTLELRALTEAAAGRLSPAVQRFPLSEAAAAHRALETRNTIGKVVLEP; this comes from the coding sequence ATGCACGCCATCCGCCTGCACACCCACGGCCCCGCCGAGAACCTCACCTACGAGAAGACCGAGGATCCCGAGCCCGGCCCCGGCCAGGTCCGTATCGCCGTGGCCGCGGCAGGCGTCCACCTCCTCGACGCCGCCCTGCGCGAGGGCGGCCAGGGCCCGGGCCCGGCGCCCGCCCCCCTGCCGACGATCCCGGGCCGCGAGGTCGCCGGCACCGTCGAGTCCCTCGGCGAGGGCGTCGCCCATCTGTGGCTCGGCAAGCGCGTCGTCGCCCACCTCGGCTTCGCCCCCGGCGGCTACGCCGAACTCGCCGTCACCGACGTCGACCGGCTGCACGAGATCCCGGAGAACCTCGACTTCGCCCAGGCCGTCGCCATGATCGGAACAGGGCGTACGGCGATGGGGATCCTGCAGTTCGCGTCGCTGGGCCCCGGTTCCGTGGCCGTCGTACCGGCGGCGGCGGGCGGTGTCGGCACCCTGCTCGTGCAGTACGCGAAACACGCGGGCGCCACCGTGATCGGCCTCGCGGGCGGCCCGGAGAAGGTGGCCCGCGTCCGGGCGAACGGCGCGGACCTCGCGCTCGACTACACCGACCCGGACTGGGTCGGACAGGCGGACGAGTATCGAGGGAAGGCGACCATCGTCTTCGACGGTGTCGGCGGCGAGACCGCCAAGGCCGCCGTCGGCCTCCTCGGCCCCGGCGGCAAGCACCTCGTCTTCGGCTGGTCCGCCGAGGGCATCTCCCATGGGCGGCCCCTGCTGATCGACGGCGTGTCCGAGCAGGTCCTCGGCCCGGTGATGCTCGGCAGGGCGGGCGGCCCCAACCCCGTACGCACTCTGGAGCTGCGCGCCCTCACCGAGGCCGCCGCCGGCCGCCTCTCCCCCGCCGTACAGCGCTTCCCGCTCTCCGAGGCCGCCGCCGCCCACCGGGCCCTCGAAACACGCAACACGATCGGAAAGGTGGTTCTGGAGCCGTGA